In Flavobacterium lacustre, a genomic segment contains:
- a CDS encoding MBL fold metallo-hydrolase, with protein sequence MKLYPIETGNFKLDGGAMFGVVPKTIWNRTNPADENNLIDIAARCLLIEDGNRLILIDTGMGNKQSEKFFGYYSLWGTHSMDKSLAKYGFHRDDVTDVFMTHLHFDHCGGSVQWNQDKTGYEPAFKNAKFWSNDKHWEWATKPNVREKASFLSENILPMQESGQLHFITRPEGDYLTQSELGFGIFFADGHTEKQMLPHIQYQDKTIVFCADLLATAGHIPIPYVMGYDTRPLLTMDEKTKFMTAAAENNYYLFLEHDAHNEIITVEKTEKGVRLKDRFSAEELLM encoded by the coding sequence ATGAAATTATATCCTATAGAAACCGGCAATTTTAAACTCGATGGTGGTGCCATGTTTGGCGTTGTTCCCAAAACTATTTGGAACAGAACCAATCCTGCCGACGAAAATAATCTGATTGATATTGCCGCAAGATGTCTGCTGATTGAAGATGGAAACCGATTAATTTTGATTGATACCGGAATGGGAAACAAGCAATCCGAAAAGTTTTTTGGATATTATTCGCTTTGGGGAACGCATTCTATGGATAAATCGTTGGCAAAATATGGATTTCATCGTGATGATGTTACCGATGTTTTTATGACGCATTTGCATTTTGACCATTGTGGTGGAAGTGTGCAATGGAACCAAGACAAAACGGGTTATGAACCTGCTTTTAAAAACGCAAAATTTTGGAGTAACGATAAACATTGGGAATGGGCCACAAAACCTAATGTTAGAGAAAAAGCCTCCTTTTTATCCGAAAACATTTTGCCAATGCAAGAAAGCGGACAATTGCATTTTATAACCAGACCCGAAGGTGATTATTTAACACAATCTGAGCTGGGATTTGGGATTTTCTTTGCCGATGGTCATACCGAAAAACAAATGCTTCCACACATTCAATATCAGGATAAAACCATTGTTTTTTGCGCAGATTTATTGGCCACAGCCGGACACATTCCTATTCCTTATGTGATGGGTTATGACACACGACCACTTTTGACGATGGACGAAAAAACAAAATTTATGACTGCTGCTGCCGAAAATAATTACTACTTATTCTTGGAACACGATGCGCATAATGAAATTATAACTGTCGAAAAAACAGAGAAAGGCGTTCGACTAAAAGACCGATTTTCTGCCGAAGAACTATTAATGTAG
- a CDS encoding S8 family peptidase produces the protein MNSIKPFYISAIAMLALAGCGASKQIATTATPAVTAPVIIKKVAPIADIDLKRWSHLDLAKDTIPGMSVDKAYAELLKDKKGIKVIVGIVDSGVDIEHEDLKSVVWTNAKEIPANGIDDDKNGYIDDIHGWNFLGDAVNENLEMTRIIKKADDGSATYKEAKKVYDERYNKALEDKKQVDFIVNTNQSIQNYLKKDVYTVEDLNAIVTTDNDLNKNKMIMTQILSRSGAGIFDEIKEYREYVYDNFDFKLNKEFEGRKIVGDNPEDIEDRKYGNNIVFGPDKEKALHGTHVAGIIAQVRNNNLGGDGVANHVEIMAVRAVPNGDEYDKDIALAIRYAVDNGAKVINGSFGKNFSPNKEWVFDAIKYAGKKDVLLVFGSGNDGNNIDLDVNSNFPRDSKDNKTEFASNVLSIGALTDVYGESVIAPYSNYGKLNVDVFAPGSEIYASVPNNKYKYLQGTSMASPNAAGVAALIRSYYPKLSAKEVKQILMDSGTPLPATVALGESQEKKSVAETSKSGKMINAYDALLMAERMSKK, from the coding sequence ATGAATAGCATTAAACCTTTCTACATTTCTGCGATTGCTATGTTGGCTTTGGCAGGATGTGGTGCATCAAAACAAATTGCCACAACAGCAACTCCCGCTGTAACTGCTCCCGTAATTATCAAAAAAGTGGCGCCTATTGCTGATATTGACTTAAAACGCTGGAGCCATTTAGACCTAGCCAAAGATACAATTCCCGGAATGAGCGTTGATAAAGCATATGCTGAATTATTGAAAGATAAAAAAGGAATTAAAGTAATTGTTGGTATAGTAGATTCGGGTGTTGATATTGAGCACGAAGATTTAAAATCAGTAGTTTGGACTAATGCCAAAGAAATTCCCGCTAACGGAATAGATGATGATAAAAACGGTTACATCGATGATATTCACGGATGGAATTTTCTGGGAGATGCTGTAAACGAAAACTTAGAAATGACCCGAATTATCAAAAAAGCCGATGACGGATCTGCCACATACAAAGAAGCTAAAAAAGTATATGACGAAAGATACAACAAAGCTTTGGAGGATAAAAAACAAGTCGATTTTATTGTAAACACCAATCAATCTATTCAAAATTACTTGAAAAAAGACGTTTATACGGTTGAAGATTTGAATGCAATTGTTACGACAGACAACGATTTGAATAAAAATAAAATGATAATGACTCAAATCCTTTCTCGCTCAGGAGCAGGAATTTTTGACGAAATCAAAGAATACAGAGAATATGTATATGACAATTTTGATTTTAAATTAAATAAAGAATTTGAAGGTCGAAAAATTGTAGGCGACAACCCAGAAGATATTGAAGACAGAAAATATGGAAACAATATCGTTTTTGGTCCCGATAAAGAAAAAGCACTTCACGGAACACACGTTGCCGGTATTATAGCACAAGTTCGCAACAACAATTTGGGTGGTGACGGTGTGGCAAATCATGTTGAGATTATGGCGGTAAGAGCCGTTCCTAACGGAGATGAATACGACAAAGACATTGCCTTGGCCATACGTTACGCTGTAGATAACGGAGCAAAAGTAATCAACGGAAGTTTTGGTAAAAATTTTTCCCCTAATAAAGAATGGGTTTTTGATGCTATAAAATATGCCGGGAAAAAAGATGTTTTACTTGTTTTTGGATCTGGAAATGACGGAAATAATATTGATTTAGACGTGAATTCTAATTTTCCAAGAGATTCTAAAGACAATAAAACCGAATTTGCAAGCAACGTACTGTCAATAGGCGCCTTGACTGATGTATATGGTGAAAGTGTAATAGCACCTTATTCAAATTATGGAAAATTAAATGTAGATGTATTTGCGCCAGGTTCCGAGATTTACGCCTCAGTGCCTAACAACAAATACAAATATTTACAAGGAACTTCTATGGCTTCGCCAAATGCGGCTGGAGTTGCGGCATTAATCCGTTCGTATTATCCAAAATTATCGGCCAAAGAAGTGAAACAAATCCTAATGGACTCAGGAACTCCGCTTCCGGCAACAGTTGCTTTGGGAGAATCACAAGAAAAAAAATCAGTTGCTGAAACCTCAAAATCAGGAAAAATGATCAATGCTTATGACGCATTGCTTATGGCTGAAAGAATGTCAAAAAAATAA